AAAGCTACAACGCGAAATTAAGGGAAATGTCAAAGATTCTAATGGAAATCCATTACCAGGAGCAAATGTATTGGTAAAAGGAACCACGATCGGAGCCCAAACAGATTTTGACGGTAATTTTGCAATTAATGTATCAGGAGAAAACAATACATTGATTGTTTCTTATATTGGTTTTGAAACTACAGAAGTAGATGTAACAGCTAAAGATTTTATAGAGATAGTATTAAAAGATGCAGCGGCACAATTAGATGATGTAATTCTTGTAGGATCCAGAAACCCTAGTCGTACTGCTACAGAGACTGCCGTGCCAATTGATGTTATTGATATCACTCAGATGGCTACCCAGGGACCACAAACAACGATTAATGAAATTTTAAATTATGCAGCCCCTTCGTTTACATCGCAAACCCAAACTGTTTCTGATGGGACAGATCATATCGATCCGGCTTCTTTACGTGGTTTAGGACCTGATCAGGTTTTGGTATTAATTAACGGAAAAAGAAGGCACAATACTTCATTGGTTAATGTAAATGGTACAGTAGGAGCGGGTAGTGTAGGTACAGATATGAATGCAATACCTACTGCTGCTATTCAAAGAATTGAAGTCTTACGAGATGGAGCTGCAGCTCAATATGGTTCTGATGCGATTGCTGGCGTGATTAATATTGTACTGAAAAAAGCAACCGGAAAATTAGATTTAACCCTTACCACTGGAGCTAATTTTAGTGAAAACTCTAATCAGTTTGATGGAGGCAGTGATGGAGAGAAAGTAAAACTGGAAGCAAATTACGGATTGGCATTAGGAGAAAATGGAGGATTTATCAATTTTACAGGATCACTTTCTACCAGAGAACCGGCATTACGTAATCGTGACTATCAAGGAGATATTTTTAAAGGATTTCATGGTGCAGAACGTGTTTTTGCTGCAGGAGGAGGAAATGTATCAGAAATGACACTGGCAGATTATCAAACTGCTGCTCAAGGAATCTCATATCTGGATCAGAGTGTAAAGGATCAGATTGCTGCTTTAGATGTAAATAATCCTGCAGATGTAGATACCTTCAGAGGATTATTGGATATCGATGTTGATGAGGCAGAATTGACAGCTCGTGGATTAACACGTTCAGATTTTAGATTTAAAGTAGGTACAGCTAAATTGAGAGAAGGAAAATTCTTTGCCAATATGTCTATCCCTCTAAGTGATGATGCCGAAATTTATAGTTTTGGTGGGATTAGCTACCGACAAGGGCTGGCATCTGGATTTTACAGAAGACCAGCACAAGGAGATGGTAGGGCTAATACACCAGCATTTCCCAATGGGTTCTTACCTAATATAGGAACAGATATTGTTGACAAATCAATCGCTCTTGGAATTAAAGGTAAAATTAAGGATTGGAGTGTAGATTTCTCGAATACATATGGGATCAATACTTTTGACATCACTGTTGGTAATTCTAGTAATGGAACTTTGGGCGTTGCAACACCCAGAACCTTTGATGCAGGGGCATTAAGTTTTATGCAGAATACGACTAACCTGGATATTAGTAAGTTTCATGAAGATGTTTTTGAAGGATTTAATGTGGCAATGGGAGCAGAGTACAAAGTAGAAAACTACTCGATTACAGCAGGAGAAGAAGCTTCATATACCAGCTATGATATTAACGGAAACCCCGTAACCAGTACTACTCCCGATAATCAATTAGTTCGAAATAATTTTACGGGAGCTGTACTTGGTGGAGGTTCACAAGTATTTAGAGGATATGACCCGAATAACGAAACCGATAAATATAGAAATAGTATTGCCGGTTATATTGATCTCGAAGTTGATTTTACAAAGCAATGGTTAGTTAGTTTAGCAGGAAGATATGAGAATTACTCTGATTTTGGAGATACGTTTAACTATAAACTAGCCACCCGATACAAGATATCGAATAATTTTTCGGTTAGAGGAGCCAATAGTACAGGATTTAGAGCGCCATCATTACATCAGCAATTTTTTAGTAGAACCAGTACAGTATTTGTAGATAATCAACCTTTCGAACAAGGTACGTTTACTAATGATAGTAGGGCAGCAACTTTAATTGGGATTGCAAAATTGAAAGAAGAAACCTCTGATAGTTATAGTATTGGACTTACGGCAAAAATCCAGAATTTTACAATTACTGCAGATGCCTATCTAATTAATATAGACGATAGAATTGTATATAGCGGTAGTTTCGGGAATGGAGGAGATGCAGAGCTTACCCAGATATTTGAGGATGCAGGAGCTACCAGCGCACGTTTCTTTGTGAATGCAATTGATACCAAATCTCAAGGTATAGATGTTGTGGTTTCTCACAAAGCTAATTTTGGAGAAAATGCAACACTGAAAAATGATTTATCGGCAACCTTTGCCGAAACTGAAGTAGAGGAGATTAGAGTCCCTGCCAGAATTGCTAATGCGGGTCAGGGAGGAAACTTCTTTGATGCACAGGAAGAAGCTTTTTTAACGTTGGCGCAACCCAGAGCAAAGGTAAGCCTTACCAATGCATTGTCTATCGGAAGATATAATGTGTTATTAAGAAACGTATTCTTTGGAGAAGTAACCGACCCAGATGATTTTAATGGAGATCCAAGAGTTGAAGGAACTGTGGTTAGTGATGATGCTGTTTATGGAGGGAAAATCGTAACCGATCTTTCCGTTTCTGCAAAGATTTTTGAAAACCTTAATGTCACCATAGGAGCCAATAATTTGTTAGATATATATCCAGATGAAAATAGAGCAGGAGGAACTGCAGGGGATCAGTTTGTGTATTCCCGAAGAACATCACAATTTGGATATTCAGGAAGATTCTTATTTGCAAGAATTTATTTTAGCCTATAGTTGAGTTTGTATTATTAGTTTAGTACAATAATAGACAGGGATACATGTATCCCTGTCTATCTTTTAAGCAATCTACTATAGTCGGTATCTTATTTTTTAAAGTAATCCATAGGGTTTACTCTTTCTTTGTTTAATCGTACTTCGTAATGAAGATGAAATCCTGTTGATTTACCAGTACTTCCTACATATCCAATAATCTGACCTTTTTTAACTCTTTCTCCATTTTTAATGTTGAAACCTTGTAAGTGTGCATACCAGGTTTCGTAACCATTTGCATGAGATATTACTATTAAATTACCCCAGTCATCTTCTGAAGAAGTATTTGCAATCATACCGTCTGCTGTTGCTAAAACAGGAACACCTTCTTTTGCTCTAATGTCAATACCTCCGTGAATTATTTTTTTCTTCTCAATAGGATGTGTAAAACTTTTGCCAAAAGATGCTGTGATATCATTAGTAGAACCATTTTTTACAGGAAAAATGGAAGGAGGATCTTTTTTGTCTATTTCAGTACTCATAGACGGTATACTAGTATAATCAAATTTGTCTTCTGGTTCATGTACAGGTTTTGTAAAAGCCATTAGAAGAAAAAGAAGAACAGGAATTAGTACAGCATATCGTATAATGTTTGTTTTAGTAGAATGGTTTTTTGTGATCATGTCTATTCGTTTTTTGATAATTGATTGATTGAAATAACTATATAATTTGATAGATTGCTTTGCTGTTATGTTTTTAAATAAGAGTTCTAGATAATATGATTTTTTAATTTGTGTATTGATTACAGCCTGATCTGCCTGAAATTCGTGGACAGCAATAATTGATTTTTTGAAAAAATATACAAAAGGATTAAACCAGTGTAAAGCGATATAAATTTCAGTAAAAATTAAATCTATAGTATGTAGAGATTTACTATGAACTTTTTCATGATCAATGATGGGTTGTTCGTAATCACTTATTTTACTCTCCGGAATAAAAATCCAATTAAAAAAAGAAAATATTGCGGGTACATCTGCAATGATAAAATGATAACCTTCTTTGATATAGGTTCTAGACTTTCTCTTTATAGTATATAATCGTATTATAGGTGCCAACAATCGAATTATATATATTACAAAACCAATACAGTAAAATATCCATATATAATCAATGATATTCCTGTTGCTCCCGGGAGTAACAATTTTGTCTTTATGATTTGTTATTGTTAGATGATCTATTGATATAAATTCATCAAAACCAGAAATGTTAATAGGATCTTTTTTGAAAGGTAACTCTACTTCGTTTAAAACAGGAAGAATTAATGAAAGAGGTAATAAAATTAATAGTATAACCCTATTAACTTTATGAAAAGTTAGTTTTCTCAAAAACAAATAAAATACAATGTATAAAACCGAAAAACAGAAGCTTACTTCTAGTAAGTGTATTAAATAATTATTCATTTTCTTTTTTTAATTTGTCTATTTTTTCTTCAATTAATGACTTCATTTTTTCTAGTTCAGATAAGTTTAAATCTTCATCATTGGCAAAATGAAGTGCAAATTTGCTTATAGAGCCACTAAAAAAGTTACCAACTACGTGCTTAAAATGATTCTTAAAATATACTTCTTTCGACACCAGAGGGAAATATTCACGAACTCTGCCATATGAATTAAAGTTTATAAATTTTTTTGTGACCAAAGTTCTTATAACTGTTGATATTGTTGTGTAGGCTGGTTTAGGTTCAGGAAACTCCTCAACTATATCTTTTAGGAATGCTTTTTCCAGTTTCCAGAGGTATTGCATTATTTGCTCTTCTGCTTTTGTTAAATCTCTCATATAGCAAATGTAACTATAATTTTAGTAATATTACTAAAATTATAGTTTTATTACTATTTTTATAGTAATAAAGCTCTGAAAGCTTCATGTAACAAGGGAAAAGCTAGGAATTATAAAGATGTTTAGAATACTTATTACATTAATATTAAGATAGAAATTCGTAATTACCAGAAATTAATTGGCGTGTTTCCGAAGAACATCACAATTAGAATGTGCCATAAGATTCTTACTTTACAAGGATCGATTTTAGCGTATAGTTGAGTTTGTATTATGATCTAATTTAAAATTGATAAAAATCTTATTTATCCTTGCCTGTTTTTTTTAAATCATCATTATAACTGCAATAAGTGAGGCTGCACTAAATAATAAACAGAGTTTTGCAAAAAAATAATCATTGATTTTTATATTAGTTCTCATGGTTGTTCGGTTTTAAGGGTTGTACAAATGAAATGTGGAAAAACTATTTTTTATAAGTAACACATCTTTATCTATGAATGGCGTGACTACAGGCTCCGGGAAGACTTGATAAAAAATTAAAAACTACTCTAATGTTAAATTTGATTTTGGTTTTAAAAGGATTCATAATATATTTTTTTAGTGTTGAATATTTAATTGGTTATTGTTATGAGTTTAAATCATAACCTTATGAATCAAAGGTAATTAGAGTTGTTGTCTTTCCAAATACGTGGAAATACGTAATTTTTTATTGAAGTATGTAAACTAAAAAGAAAGATTTTCTTGGGATTGGATATTTTGATCAGTTGAAAAAAGAGTATGGGTAATTTTGTAGAATGTGATTTTCTAAGAAAGGAAGAATATCGTGTGTGTGTCATCTTTACAGACACACGTTATACAATTAATTGTGCCCAGAGCGGGAGTCGAACCCGCACGCCCTAATGGACACATGGCCCTCAACCATGCCTGTCTACCAGTTCCAGCACCTGGGCAGTATGAATACTACAATATAACATAAAACTAAAAAAGTATCGTAAAAATTACGATACTTTTTAGTGACCGGGCTGGGGCTCGAACCCAGGACCCTCTCCTTAAAAGGGAGATGCTCTACCAACTGAGCTACCAGGTCATTGATAATTTCATTATCAAATATTTTTAAGAACTGAATAAATAATAAATTACTATTTATTTATTGTGACCGGGCTGGGACTTCCTTCGACTATGCTCAGGATATACTTCTCGCCAACATCACTTCTAATTTTTTTAAATAAACAATAGTTATTCTATAAATTACTATTTATTTATTGTGACCGGGCTGGGGCTCGAACCCAGGACCCTCTCCTTAAAAGGGAGATGCTCTACCAACTGAGCTACCAGGTCATACATTCTTTTTTCCTTGAATGCGGGTGCAAATATACTATCATTAATTTATTTTTCAAGAAGAAATTGATATAAATTTGCGTTTTATTTAAAATGATGTTTTTTTTGAGCAATATCTATTTAATTTTTACGGTATGAATATAGTTTTAATGGGGTATATGGGAAGCGGAAAATCCCTGGTAGGCAGAGATTTGGCTGCTAAAATGAAATTGAATTATCTGGATTTGGATGATTTTATAGAAAATCAAGAAAAAAAATCAATTAGAAAGATTTTTGACGATCAGGGGGAAATATATTTTAGAAAAAAAGAATCTTTATACCTTAAAGAGGTGTTAGAGACTTATAAAAACACCATTATTTCTCTTGGAGGAGGTACTCCTTGTTTTGCAGGTAACCTGGAAACTATAGCAAATAATGAAAATGCAAAAAGTATATATCTACAAACTTCATTAGATGAATTAACAAAAAGGTTATTTGCAGAACGAAGCAAACGACCATTGATTTCTCATATTACTTCATCAAACGAACTTAAAGATTTTGTTCGTAAACATTTGTTTGAGCGATCGTTTTACTATAATCAAGCTGATTACAAAGTAATCACTGATCAAAAAAGTGAGGATCAAATAAGTAAAGAAATTAAAACTTTTTTATTTTAGAATAGCGAGATCCTCATCCCCAAATTTAACAATGATATGCTCATGTAAAGAGGTAGATAAAGAGATTCCTTTAAAATCAGCCTTAATTGGGTATTTCTTATGATTTCGATTAACCAAAACCGCAGTCTTAAATCTGGTAAGAGGAACATCAAGAAAATGTTTTACACCATAAATAAGAGCGGTACCAGAATTAAGTACATCATCTGCAAGAATTATAGGCTTGTTTTGATACTCAGTCGCTTCTATCGAAGTCTTAACGGTATTGTGAGGGGATTTTTTATTCATGGTAACCTCACATAACGTCACTTTTAGGTTAGAGATGCTTTCTATTATAACTTTTAACCGTTGGGCAAATATATATCCGTTTTCTGCTATTCCAGCAATTACAATCTCTTTTTCATCAACATTAGTTTCGTAAATCTGGTAAGCAATACGTTTTATTTTGTGTTGTATTTGTTCGTGAGTAAGAATTATATTGTTGTCGGTTTGCATGCTTCAGAATTGTTGATTGCTATTTATAATGATATAAATAAACTATTACTAATGATTGTTTTAATTATAAATGGGGTTTTATAAAAAATTTATAATGGGTTTTCAAATATAAAAAAGAGTTCGTTACCCATGCGTGGTTCTATAGAATTATAACAGTTTTCTAATTTTTTTATAGTAAAAGATTGAGAAAACAGAAGTTCATACTCTTTTTTACTCCCTCCGAAAGGAGGTCCATCATGTTTAAATTCTTTATCAAATAGGAGCCCTACAAGTTTTCCTTTTTTAGAAAGAAGGCTTGAAGCCTTATTAATATAGTCTTGGCGTCGTTTAGGTGGTAATGCGCAAAAAAAAGTTTGTTCTATAATCAAATCAAATTTGTCCTGGTAACTGAAAAAATCACCACATATTAATTTTTCTGAAGGAAACTCAGGTAATCGTTGTTTAAAACTTTGTAATACATCTTCAACAAGATCTAATATATAAATATTCTTAAACCCTTGATTAAATAAATATTCTGCTTCGTAGGCATTGCCGCAACCAGGAATAAGGATTTTAAGATCACGATCGGTTAACTGATCAAAATAATTGATGATAGGAGGAGACGCAAAACCAATATCCCATCCTGTTTGTTTATTTTGATAACGATATTTCCAATATTCTTTATCCGGGATCATTCTTCACTATCATTTATTTCGCCATCATTTACTTCACCATCAGAATACCAATCATCGATATC
The sequence above is a segment of the Aquimarina spinulae genome. Coding sequences within it:
- a CDS encoding TonB-dependent receptor, with protein sequence MKLTLVLFSFSIFQMMATSGFSQGKIELDFEETPLLEVLEEIKSQTSYKFFYINDEVNLNQRATIQVNKETLDKVLELLFDNTDISYSIIGKQVILKKTHVLNEQIKLQREIKGNVKDSNGNPLPGANVLVKGTTIGAQTDFDGNFAINVSGENNTLIVSYIGFETTEVDVTAKDFIEIVLKDAAAQLDDVILVGSRNPSRTATETAVPIDVIDITQMATQGPQTTINEILNYAAPSFTSQTQTVSDGTDHIDPASLRGLGPDQVLVLINGKRRHNTSLVNVNGTVGAGSVGTDMNAIPTAAIQRIEVLRDGAAAQYGSDAIAGVINIVLKKATGKLDLTLTTGANFSENSNQFDGGSDGEKVKLEANYGLALGENGGFINFTGSLSTREPALRNRDYQGDIFKGFHGAERVFAAGGGNVSEMTLADYQTAAQGISYLDQSVKDQIAALDVNNPADVDTFRGLLDIDVDEAELTARGLTRSDFRFKVGTAKLREGKFFANMSIPLSDDAEIYSFGGISYRQGLASGFYRRPAQGDGRANTPAFPNGFLPNIGTDIVDKSIALGIKGKIKDWSVDFSNTYGINTFDITVGNSSNGTLGVATPRTFDAGALSFMQNTTNLDISKFHEDVFEGFNVAMGAEYKVENYSITAGEEASYTSYDINGNPVTSTTPDNQLVRNNFTGAVLGGGSQVFRGYDPNNETDKYRNSIAGYIDLEVDFTKQWLVSLAGRYENYSDFGDTFNYKLATRYKISNNFSVRGANSTGFRAPSLHQQFFSRTSTVFVDNQPFEQGTFTNDSRAATLIGIAKLKEETSDSYSIGLTAKIQNFTITADAYLINIDDRIVYSGSFGNGGDAELTQIFEDAGATSARFFVNAIDTKSQGIDVVVSHKANFGENATLKNDLSATFAETEVEEIRVPARIANAGQGGNFFDAQEEAFLTLAQPRAKVSLTNALSIGRYNVLLRNVFFGEVTDPDDFNGDPRVEGTVVSDDAVYGGKIVTDLSVSAKIFENLNVTIGANNLLDIYPDENRAGGTAGDQFVYSRRTSQFGYSGRFLFARIYFSL
- a CDS encoding M23/M56 family metallopeptidase translates to MNNYLIHLLEVSFCFSVLYIVFYLFLRKLTFHKVNRVILLILLPLSLILPVLNEVELPFKKDPINISGFDEFISIDHLTITNHKDKIVTPGSNRNIIDYIWIFYCIGFVIYIIRLLAPIIRLYTIKRKSRTYIKEGYHFIIADVPAIFSFFNWIFIPESKISDYEQPIIDHEKVHSKSLHTIDLIFTEIYIALHWFNPFVYFFKKSIIAVHEFQADQAVINTQIKKSYYLELLFKNITAKQSIKLYSYFNQSIIKKRIDMITKNHSTKTNIIRYAVLIPVLLFLLMAFTKPVHEPEDKFDYTSIPSMSTEIDKKDPPSIFPVKNGSTNDITASFGKSFTHPIEKKKIIHGGIDIRAKEGVPVLATADGMIANTSSEDDWGNLIVISHANGYETWYAHLQGFNIKNGERVKKGQIIGYVGSTGKSTGFHLHYEVRLNKERVNPMDYFKK
- a CDS encoding BlaI/MecI/CopY family transcriptional regulator, which codes for MRDLTKAEEQIMQYLWKLEKAFLKDIVEEFPEPKPAYTTISTVIRTLVTKKFINFNSYGRVREYFPLVSKEVYFKNHFKHVVGNFFSGSISKFALHFANDEDLNLSELEKMKSLIEEKIDKLKKENE
- a CDS encoding shikimate kinase, translated to MNIVLMGYMGSGKSLVGRDLAAKMKLNYLDLDDFIENQEKKSIRKIFDDQGEIYFRKKESLYLKEVLETYKNTIISLGGGTPCFAGNLETIANNENAKSIYLQTSLDELTKRLFAERSKRPLISHITSSNELKDFVRKHLFERSFYYNQADYKVITDQKSEDQISKEIKTFLF
- a CDS encoding phosphoribosyltransferase family protein; translated protein: MQTDNNIILTHEQIQHKIKRIAYQIYETNVDEKEIVIAGIAENGYIFAQRLKVIIESISNLKVTLCEVTMNKKSPHNTVKTSIEATEYQNKPIILADDVLNSGTALIYGVKHFLDVPLTRFKTAVLVNRNHKKYPIKADFKGISLSTSLHEHIIVKFGDEDLAILK
- a CDS encoding methyltransferase domain-containing protein, whose translation is MIPDKEYWKYRYQNKQTGWDIGFASPPIINYFDQLTDRDLKILIPGCGNAYEAEYLFNQGFKNIYILDLVEDVLQSFKQRLPEFPSEKLICGDFFSYQDKFDLIIEQTFFCALPPKRRQDYINKASSLLSKKGKLVGLLFDKEFKHDGPPFGGSKKEYELLFSQSFTIKKLENCYNSIEPRMGNELFFIFENPL